The Gadus macrocephalus chromosome 20, ASM3116895v1 genome includes a region encoding these proteins:
- the rdh1 gene encoding retinol dehydrogenase 1 isoform X2 — MDASNVFMPCCEGYLALICAVISIVLIGWYIRDSFKLDSFPTKHVFITGCDSGFGNLLAKSLDRKGFNVIAACLTEQGASQLSSGASRRLKTVLLDVTNAESVRRAGEFVSAEVGERGLWGLVNNAGRSLPIGPTDWLQLSDFTKVLDVNLTAVIGVTLELLPLLKKARGRVVNVASVLGRVAILGGGYSISKYGVESFSDILRLEMSHFGIKVSILEPGFFQTAVTRHDLMEENLRALWDRLPQDVRDSYGPKYVDQYLKYQKFNLWLMCSPDLTKVTSCMEHALTARYPRTRYAVGWDARIFWLPLSYCPTVVADFFLVRLFPTPRAV, encoded by the exons ATG GATGCTTCCAATGTATTCATGCCTTGTTGTGAG GGATATTTGGCCTTAATATGCGCTGTTATTTCTATCGTTTTAATCGGCTGGTACATCCGAGACTCCTTCAAGCTCGACAGCTTCCCTACCAAGCATGTGTTCATCACCGGCTGCGACAGCGGCTTCGGGAACCTGCTGGCCAAAAGTCTGGACCGTAAGGGCTTCAACGTGATAGCCGCGTGTCTGACGGAGCAGGGCGCCTCGCAGCTCTCCTCCGGGGCCTCCCGCAGACTCAAGACGGTGCTGCTCGACGTCACCAACGCCGAGAGTGTCCGCCGCGCCGGGGAGTTTGTGAGCGCCGAGGTCGGCGAgcgag GTCTGTGGGGGCTGGTGAACAACGCGGGACGGTCGCTGCCCATCGGGCCCACAGACTGGCTGCAGCTGTCGGACTTCACTAAGGTGCTGGACGTCAACCTGACGGCCGTGATCGGCGTGACGCTGGAGCTCCTGCCCCTGCTGAAGAAGGCCCGCGGCAGGGTGGTGAACGTGGCCAGCGTCCTGGGGAGAGTGGCCATCCTGGGAGGGGGCTACTCCATCTCCAAGTATGGAGTGGAGTCCTTCTCCGACATCCTCAG ACTGGAGATGTCCCACTTTGGCATCAAAGTGTCGATCCTGGAGCCTGGCTTCTTCCAGACCGCCGTCACCCGCCACGACCTCATGGAGGAGAACCTCCGAGCTCTGTGGGACCGCCTTCCCCAGGACGTCCGGGACTCCTACGGGCCCAAATACGTTGACCAAT ATCTGAAGTACCAGAAGTTCAACCTGTGGCTGATGTGCAGCCCAGACCTCACCAAGGTGACCAGCTGCATGGAGCACGCCCTGACGGCTCGATACCCCAGGACCCGCTACGCCGTGGGCTGGGACGCGCGGATCTTCTGGCTCCCGCTGTCCTACTGTCCGACCGTGGTGGCAGACTTCTTCCTCGTCCGGCTGTTCCCAACCCCGAGAGCTGTCTGA
- the igf2bp2a gene encoding LOW QUALITY PROTEIN: insulin-like growth factor 2 mRNA-binding protein 2a (The sequence of the model RefSeq protein was modified relative to this genomic sequence to represent the inferred CDS: inserted 1 base in 1 codon; deleted 2 bases in 2 codons), with translation MSPSIHARSLALRRGRAGCRGNAATTTQRQGADVKRHMTHRFFFFCCCASCRTVNTDTETAVVNVTYATKEEAKLAIEKLTGHQFEEYSFXVSYILDMDAAPAFTAPRMRRGGRSSRDQDQGSQPGPSGGFGGPRHKQHDFPLRMLVPTQFVGAIIGKEGLTIKNVTKQTQSKVDIHRKENAGAAEKPITIHSTPEGCSSACSMILDIMQKEALETKATEDIPLKILAHNSLVGRLIGKEGRNLKKIEEDTGTKITISSLQDLTIYNPERTITVKGSMEDCCKAEAEIMRKLREAYENDIAAINQQTNLTAGLNLNALGIFSSGLSVLPPTAGPRGGVPQVAPAGYNPFLSHSSHLSGLYRVPPASTLPHQHSQQAPEQEVVYLFIPTQAVGALIGKKGQHIKQLARFAGASIKIAPAENPEVTERMVIITGPPEAQFKAQGRIFGKLKEENFFTAKEEVKLETHIKVPSTAAGRVIGKGGKTVNELQNLTSAEVIVPRDQTPDENDEVFVKISGHFFASQTAQRKIREIIQQVKQQEQKHQQQGVPAPPAHPTK, from the exons ATGAGTCCCTCCATTCATGCCCGGTCACTGGCACTGAGGCGAGGCAGGGCTGGTTGCCGTGGTAACGCGGCGACAACAACACAGCGTCAAGGCGCGGACGTGAAAAGACACATGACCCAccgtttcttcttcttctgttgttgTGCTTCTTGTCGTACAGTGAACACTGACACAGAGACCGCCGTGGTGAATGTGACG TACGCCACAAAGGAAGAGGCCAAACT AGCTATCGAGAAGTTGACGGGCCACCAGTTTGAGGAATACTCCT AGGTGTCGTATATTCTGGACATGGACGCCGCTCCGGCCTTCACGGCCCCGCGGATGCGTCGCGGGGGCCGTTCCTccagggaccaggaccagggctcCCAGCCGGGGCCCTCCGGGGGCTTCGGGGGCCCGCGGCACAAGCAGCACGACTTCCCACTGCGCATGCTGGTGCCCACCCAGTTTGTCGGGGCCATCATCGGCAAGGAGGGCCTGACCATCAAGAACGTCACAAAGCAGACGCAGTCCAA ggtgGACATCCATCGGAAGGAGAACGCG GGTGCGGCGGAGAAGCCCATCACCATCCACTCCACCCCCGAGGGCTGCTCCTCCGCCTGCAGCATGATCCTGGACATCATGCAGAAGGAGGCCTTGGAGACCAAGGC gacggAGGACATCCCCCTGAAGATCCTGGCCCACAACAGCCTGGTTGGCCGACTGATCGGGAAGGAGGGACGAAACCTGAAGAAGATCGAGGAGGACACCGGGACCAAGATCACCATCTCCtc GTTACAGGACCTCACCATCTACAACCCGGAGCGGACCATCACCGTGAAGGGCTCCATGGAGGACTGCTGCAAGGCCGAGGCGGAGATCATGAGGAAGCTGAGGGAGGCCTACGAGAACGACATCGCTGCTATCAAC CAACAAACCAACCTAACCGCGGGCCTGAACCTTAATGCCCTGGGCATCTTCTCCTCCGGCCTCTCAGTGCTGCCCCCTACTGCCGGACCAAGGGGCGGCGTCCCCCAAGTGGCACCCGCGGGATACAATCCTTTCCTA AGTCACTCTTCACATCTTAGTGGCCTCTACAGGGTACCGCCAGCAAGTACCCTGCCCCACCAGCACTCT CAGCAGGCTCCAGAGCAGGAGGTGGTCTACCTCTTCATCCCTACTCAGGCTGTCGGGGCGCTGATCGGCAAGAAGGGCCAACATATCAAACAACTGGCCCGCTTCGCTGGGGCTTCAATCAAG ATCGCACCTGCAGAAAACCCAGAGGTGACCGAGAGGATGGTCATCATCACCGGCCCGCCCGAGGCTCAGTTCAAG GCGCAGGGCAGGATATTCGGgaagctgaaggaggagaactTCTTCACGGCCAAAGAGGAGGTGAAGCTGGAGACCCACATCAAGGttccctccaccgccgccgGGCGCGTCATCGGCAAGGGCGGCAAAACC GTGAATGAGCTGCAGAACCTGACCAGCGCTGAGGTCATCGTTCCACGGGACCAGACCCCCGACGAGAACGACGAGGTCTTTGTGAAGATCAGCGGCCATTTCTTCGCCAGCCAG ACTGCCCAGAGGAAGATCCGGGAGATCATCCAGCAGGTGAAGCAGCAGGAGCAGAAGCACCAACAGCAGGGAGTCCCCGCGCCGCCCGCCCACCCCACCAAGTGA
- the rdh1 gene encoding retinol dehydrogenase 1 isoform X1, with amino-acid sequence MPCCEGYLALICAVISIVLIGWYIRDSFKLDSFPTKHVFITGCDSGFGNLLAKSLDRKGFNVIAACLTEQGASQLSSGASRRLKTVLLDVTNAESVRRAGEFVSAEVGERGLWGLVNNAGRSLPIGPTDWLQLSDFTKVLDVNLTAVIGVTLELLPLLKKARGRVVNVASVLGRVAILGGGYSISKYGVESFSDILRLEMSHFGIKVSILEPGFFQTAVTRHDLMEENLRALWDRLPQDVRDSYGPKYVDQYLKYQKFNLWLMCSPDLTKVTSCMEHALTARYPRTRYAVGWDARIFWLPLSYCPTVVADFFLVRLFPTPRAV; translated from the exons ATGCCTTGTTGTGAG GGATATTTGGCCTTAATATGCGCTGTTATTTCTATCGTTTTAATCGGCTGGTACATCCGAGACTCCTTCAAGCTCGACAGCTTCCCTACCAAGCATGTGTTCATCACCGGCTGCGACAGCGGCTTCGGGAACCTGCTGGCCAAAAGTCTGGACCGTAAGGGCTTCAACGTGATAGCCGCGTGTCTGACGGAGCAGGGCGCCTCGCAGCTCTCCTCCGGGGCCTCCCGCAGACTCAAGACGGTGCTGCTCGACGTCACCAACGCCGAGAGTGTCCGCCGCGCCGGGGAGTTTGTGAGCGCCGAGGTCGGCGAgcgag GTCTGTGGGGGCTGGTGAACAACGCGGGACGGTCGCTGCCCATCGGGCCCACAGACTGGCTGCAGCTGTCGGACTTCACTAAGGTGCTGGACGTCAACCTGACGGCCGTGATCGGCGTGACGCTGGAGCTCCTGCCCCTGCTGAAGAAGGCCCGCGGCAGGGTGGTGAACGTGGCCAGCGTCCTGGGGAGAGTGGCCATCCTGGGAGGGGGCTACTCCATCTCCAAGTATGGAGTGGAGTCCTTCTCCGACATCCTCAG ACTGGAGATGTCCCACTTTGGCATCAAAGTGTCGATCCTGGAGCCTGGCTTCTTCCAGACCGCCGTCACCCGCCACGACCTCATGGAGGAGAACCTCCGAGCTCTGTGGGACCGCCTTCCCCAGGACGTCCGGGACTCCTACGGGCCCAAATACGTTGACCAAT ATCTGAAGTACCAGAAGTTCAACCTGTGGCTGATGTGCAGCCCAGACCTCACCAAGGTGACCAGCTGCATGGAGCACGCCCTGACGGCTCGATACCCCAGGACCCGCTACGCCGTGGGCTGGGACGCGCGGATCTTCTGGCTCCCGCTGTCCTACTGTCCGACCGTGGTGGCAGACTTCTTCCTCGTCCGGCTGTTCCCAACCCCGAGAGCTGTCTGA
- the tmem41aa gene encoding transmembrane protein 41A-A, translating into MIQQHFVPPSSISTTPKYLSLLCAKEPTMRSIVGLVFVIGAATLYLYLLSTYLPVGPRRVTSSDVRGESVKTTGDPELSSVSEEQHSRLKFPSDLKELREMAELLQYYKKEHTGYLVLLFSSAYLYKQSFAIPGSSFLNILAGAIFGPYLGLLLACVLTTAGSTMCYLLSQAFGKQHITGLFPDKVSLLQKKVEENKDCLFFFLLFLRFFPMTPNWFLNMCAPIVNIPVVYFFCSVFIGLLPYNFICVQTGAMLSEVSSLDDLFSWQRLLQLLGIACMALLPGALIRRYSQSRLKAEPAGPQDLPANKKAQ; encoded by the exons ATGATACAACAACACTTCGTTCCGCCGTCTAGCATTTCGACTACCCCGAAGTATCTCTCTTTGTTGTGCGCGAAAGAACCAACTATGCGGTCCATAGTTGGATTGGTCTTCGTCATTGGTGCAGCTACGTTATATCTGTATTTGTTGTCCACGTATCTTCCCGTCGGGCCCCGACGTGTAACTTCTTCCGATGTCCGAGGGGAGAGTGTGAAGACAACAGGAGACCCTGAGCTGTCATCCGTCAGCGAAGAGCAGCACAGCAG GTTGAAGTTCCCTTCAGACTTGAAGGAACTGAGGGAGATGGCTGAGCTTCTTCAGTACTACAAGAAGGAGCATACGGGGTACCTTGTCCTTCTGTTTTCCAGTGCCTACCTGTACAAGCAGTCCTTTGCCATCCCAGGATCATCGTTCCTG AACATTCTCGCGGGGGCTATATTTGGACCGTATCTGGGCCTGCTGCTGGCCTGTGTCCTGACCACTGCGGGCTCAACCATGTGCTATCTGCTCTCCCAAGCCTTCGGGAAGCAGCACATCACCGGCCTGTTCCCTGACAAGGTGTCCCTGCTCCAGAAGAAG GTGGAAGAGAACAAGGACTGCCTGTTCTTCTTCCTGCTCTTCCTGAGGTTCTTCCCCATGACGCCCAACTGGTTCCTAAACATGTGCGCCCCCATCGTCAACATCCCCGTAGTCTACTTCTTCTGCTCCGTCTTCATCG GCCTCCTGCCGTACAACTTCATCTGCGTGCAGACGGGCGCCATGCTGTCCGAGGTGTCCTCCCTGGACGACCTCTTCTCCTGGCAGCGTCTGCTCCAGCTGCTGGGCATCGCCTGCATGGCCCTGCTCCCCGGAGCCCTGATACGCCGCTACAGCCAGAGCCGGCTCAAAGCAGAGCCCGCGGGGCCCCAAGACCTCCCGGCCAATAAGAAGGCCCAGTGA